The genome window TCTGATCCCGAGCCCGAGCCAAGATGGACGATTCGCTGCTGATCGTGGTCGTCCAGCCACAACCCTGCCCACGATCCATCGCCACCAGTCCTGAGGAATATTGATAGCCGCTCGTTTACTCTGGGATCTTCGCAGGCCGTCCATCGAGCAGTATCGGCGGAGTCAGGAACGTGAAAGGCGGTGATAGCGCTGTTGTTGTATTCAGGTTCGGGATGCAAAGTCATGTAGCGGCCCCCGGTCCTATAGTGCCGGACGCAGCCTAGTGCTTCCAGGAATTCCATGGTCTGTCGTAATACTGGAGGTACCGGATTGCTTGCCGGGAAGGCGGCCACTAATTCGTCGGTGAAGCTCATGTCTTTCCTGACCATTGTCTTTAGCGAGTATCGTGAATAAAGGTGGATAGCTATGCCCGGAATATATCGCCATGTGCGACCCAATGCCCGCTTCTGGCCGATTACTGCCTGTCGCGAAAGGCGGTAAACGACCCGAAGCGGTCATAACGCAGCTTCCAAATCAGGGCGTGAATGGATCAATCCAGCCAGGCCGAAGTCCTGCCTCGTATTCTTTGCGTACGTAGGCAAGTGACTCTGCGCATCCCATTTCCGCCTCGATAGCGCCTATGCATCCCCAGTAATCTCCGCCGCAATTGCCTGATAGCGGATCTGCTGGGTCGTCGAGTACGCGTCTGCAAATCGTGCAGTATTCCGGCTTATTGCTGTTCGTCATAATCTCGCTTCCCAAACGTCTGGTCTTGGCCGAAAGCAGCCTTTGCCGAATGCCTGCACAATTACTACCCATCAGCCACAACCTGTAAATGCCAGCATCAAAACGGGCGCCTTAAGCGCCCGTAATCCCTTAACGTTCAACCTGCGCCTGAAGCCGCCGACCAATCACCTCCAGCAGATCACACCCATCCCGCAACGGAATCACCAAAAGCTGCGCGAAATCCGAAAGCACCACCGTATCGCTGGCAATCTCGGAGCGAAACGCGATGTTTTCCAATACTTGGGTCACCGTGCGGATGCGGTAATCGGCAGTTGCGTGCAGGACGTCAAGCGGCGCCTGGGTATCGATGAGTAGGGCGGCCGGGGTGCAGTCGATGTCGGTGATGGGGATGTATCTCTGCATGGGATTGCTCCATTTGGTTAGAGGGCTTATCCGATACGCAGGTCGCCAAACCTGATCACCATGGTTGGCGACGGAAAGAACTATAGATTTGCGCACCCAAGACGAACAAGGTGAGAGATTCCGAGGCCTTCGTAGGAATGATGAGAGTTCTCCGAGGAAACGAACCGACTTTATCCATTTCTGTAGGAACAATTACTCACACCGGAGAAACCCCCACCCCAACCCCGAGGCCGCGACATCCGGTATCCTGCGCCTCTGAAACACCATCCCGGCCCGAGGCGTTCCAATCGTCATCCCGGCCTCTCGAACAGTCTGCAAAGCAACGCAACAGGAGTCATGCATGTTGATAGGACATCGGTTCGAGCGCACCGCGCAGGGTGACCTGCACATCCATTCGCGCAACGTGGTGCAGAGCTTGGTCGTGTGGGTGATAGGGGCGGTGGCCTTTGTCTTGCCCATGGCGTTCGCCGTGTTCGTGATGGTTGATGGGGCCTCGTTGATGGCGGAGGTGGATCCACTGTCCGCTCTATTGATGGTGCTGCTGTGGCTGCTGATTCCTGCCCTTGGTCTGCTGCTGGTGGTGTACACCGGCGTCCACGAGACGTTGGTGTTGTCGCGGGTCGACGGCGAAGGCAAGCGCCTGACTCGTAACCTTTTCGGGCGCCGCGAGCGTGTGCAATCGGCCTTCCGGATCGAGGCTGCCAAATCCCTTGAGCTGCGCCGCCTCCCGCAGGCTGGGCGAGCTCGCACCCAGTTGTGGCTGATACTGCGCGATGGCACCGCGCAGCGCCTGACGACCGACAACGTTCCGGTGGTGCCGGGCAGTCAACGCACGGACGTGTGGCTGCGGGAGCTGGCCGATTACCTGGGCGTGGCGTTGCCCACTGAGGTCGTCGAGGGGGCGGCGCCGGTTGTGACGGTGCCCTATAGGCCAACTCCGGCCCCTAGCAGCGGCAAGGCAGTAAGGGCAGCCCGTCAGCGCCGGGAACAGGGTGACGCTCCTGCGCCTGAGCCGACCGAGAAACTGGGCGTGCCCGCACGTGCCTTGCTCACGCTATTGGGCGCCTTCTTTGCGGTGCTGGAACTGACTAACGTCATGAGCTTGGTGCCGGCCATTTTTACCGGACGGCTGCGCGTCAGTGGCTTTCGAACGGGCTCGACGACGTTCTATTGGGCCGAGCAGCCGCTGAGCTTTTCCTTCAACTTGTTGGTGGGTGTCGCCGAGGGCGTGATCGTCGGCTTTATTGCATGGGGTTGCCTGCGCGTGGCGATCCAGGGGCGCATGAGCTCCAAGACCTGAAAGCGGTCGATTCGGTCGTCGTTGGGTTGGAAGGTTGAGAGGGCGCGGCGCAACTGAATGCGATTTTTAAACAGCTACAGAGGAGATGAGCATGGAACGCGACAACGACAGCAGCGCCTACATCACCACCACCCAGGCGCTGGAAAGCCTCTACGGCCCCGTCGCGACACCCTCGATGCTCAAGGAAGTCGACCATATCCATCCGGTTTACCAGCCCTTCATCGAGGCGGCATCCTTTGTGATTCCTCGCTTCCTCAGGCCCCGGAGGGCTGGATGCGTCTCCGAGGGGTGACGCGCCGGGGTTCGTTCATGTCCATGACAGCAAGACGCTGTATCTGCCCGATCGCCGTGGCAACAACCGTATCGATTCGCTGCGAAATATCGTCGAGGATCCCCGGGTCGCGCTGCTTTTCCTCGTGCCCGGCGTGGGGGAAACCTTGCGCGTGAATGGCACGGCCAGGATATCCGTCGAGCCAGCCCTGTTGTCCCGCTTCGCAGTAAAAGGACAACTCCCTCGAACCGTTCTGGAAGTCACCGTAACCAGTGTTTATTTCCAGTGCAGCAGGGCAGTGGTCAGGGCGGGGTTGTGGGACGTGAAGCGGCAGATCGAGCGCAGTGCATTGCCCACGGCAGGCGAGGTGTTCAAACGCATCTGCCCATCACAGGTCGATGGCGACGCTTATGACAAGGCACTGCCGGAGCGTGTTGCCAATACGCTTTACTGACGGTTTTATAAAACACTTCAATACCCAGGCCCGAGAAGCCCTGGGTATTGCCTGTTGTTATCGATAAGCCGAGATGGCAGTTCCCCGTAAGATCATTTGTTTGAAATGACCTCACTCATGTATTGATGCAGATCGCGCAGGTCGTTGACGCTCCAAGGGTGCGGCGGGATCTTCACGCCATTCTCTTTCAAGGTCCTTGGAATCAGGTTTCCATTGGGGCGAAGTATGATTGAAGAGACAATCACACCCGGGTAATCGGTCAGTCGTTTCTTGAAGGCGGGTGTCGTAAGGTCGGGGGTTGGAGGGTTGCTTTTCCTGGCCAATGGTCCTGTTCCCTTGATATCCGCGCCATGGCACACCGCACAT of Pseudomonas fluorescens contains these proteins:
- a CDS encoding c-type cytochrome → MNIKTSFVALLGILSCMQASASFADNANGKTLYLQRCAVCHGADIKGTGPLARKSNPPTPDLTTPAFKKRLTDYPGVIVSSIILRPNGNLIPRTLKENGVKIPPHPWSVNDLRDLHQYMSEVISNK